The Reichenbachiella carrageenanivorans region ATTTCAAAATCTCTCGAATATATATGTATGGTAGCTTCAGAAAGCAAGCCTGAGATAGGATCATCATCTACAATTAGAATCTTGATTTTCTTATTATTATCCATAGCTGTAAGTTTTTGTATCTATTACAGAAGTCTATCATTCGGTTCTAATTCGACAATTAAAACATGCATGCCTTCCGAAATATTGGCTGAAGTGACTGGTTAGGTTTCTAAATAAATCATTCAATTACATATATATGTATATATGTAAACAAAATCACAAGCGTATTAGGATTGTTACTGTGCACAGGTGTGAAATTTACCCATAGAAAGGGGGAGATCCGTTAACTTTGCTCTTCCAATAAGAGGAAAAACTGATTTAAATTAACTATGAGAATTTCATTATTTTTTGTATGTCTCTTATCATTTATCTACTCTAATGCTCAGCACCTACCAGTCTCAAGTAAAAATAATTTTCGCATTGTCTTTTTAGGCAATAGCATTACCTACGCTGGCTATTTCACTGCAGAAATAGAAACCTATTACCGATTAAAATATCCTGCCAACAAAATAGAATTCATCAACCTAGGTCTACCCAGCGAAACCGTCTCTGGTCTATCCGAAGAAGGGCACGCTCAGGGCAATTTTCCACGACCATTTTTATTTGATCGTTTTGAACGTACAATAAACCAAACTCGACCAGACCTCATTATTTCTTGCTATGGGATGAACGACGGCATCTATCTTCCGCTAGATACGGTTAGATTTAAACGCTTTCAAGCAGGCATACAAAAACTACAACAGGAGGCTGACCGTCGCAGTATAGAACTGGTTCATTTGACACCACCCATATACGATCCGATAAAAGGTGAGGCATATGCGCATGTATTGGATGTCTATACCAAATGGCTTTTGAGCCAAAGAAAACTAAACTGGAAGGTGATAGATATCCACAATCCCATGAAGCAGGAATTGCACACCAGACGTAATCAAGACCCTACGTTTATCTTTGCCCAAGATGGTATCCATCCGGACGAATTTGGGCACTGGATTATAGCCAAAAATATATTGATCGGACTGGGTGAGATTGCGATAGAGTCTAGTGTTAGTTTTGAAGATTTTTATCAGACTTATCCCAATGGAGAGAAAATCCAGCTTCTTATTAGAAACAAGCAGAGTCTCTTA contains the following coding sequences:
- a CDS encoding SGNH/GDSL hydrolase family protein, with translation MRISLFFVCLLSFIYSNAQHLPVSSKNNFRIVFLGNSITYAGYFTAEIETYYRLKYPANKIEFINLGLPSETVSGLSEEGHAQGNFPRPFLFDRFERTINQTRPDLIISCYGMNDGIYLPLDTVRFKRFQAGIQKLQQEADRRSIELVHLTPPIYDPIKGEAYAHVLDVYTKWLLSQRKLNWKVIDIHNPMKQELHTRRNQDPTFIFAQDGIHPDEFGHWIIAKNILIGLGEIAIESSVSFEDFYQTYPNGEKIQLLIRNKQSLLKDAWLCGIGHQRPNMKQGLPLKEAITQTDLMQNQILELVE